GCTCGTCATGTCCCGGCATCCATGCGGCCTCGCTGACCCCCTCCATGCGCAGCTCATACGGCGTTTCACCAGGGGTGCCGCGAAGAGAGACAAGCCGGGTGGAGTAAGGCAGCAGAAAGGGCGGTATGCCGATGGGTGGGGGTTCGGGCCTGTTTCCCGCGAGGGAATGCTCGACATGCGCCACCATGACCTCGATCACGGTGTCTGTCCGCCCGAGGGACTCCGGCAGCACCTGCTGGAGGATTTCCGGCGTGAGGGTCTGGGCCAGTGCCGGGGCGGCGAGCAGGCCGCATGCGGCAAGCATCCGGCTAAAAATCAAAGGGGGAACCCTCCGCGGCGGCGGACGCCTCGCGGTCATGCATGAGCACCCGCCACATCATGGCAAACATGAGGCAGTCCAGCGCCGCCAGCGGCGCGTCCGCAGCCGTGACCAGCAGCAGCCCCCGAACCGTGTCCATGGGCACGGCGAATTGCAGAACACGCAGGAGGAACAACTGCGCGATCCCCAGAAGCATCACCGGAAAGACGAGCCGGAGCTGGCGAAGCAACGGCAGGAATGCCGAGGCGGCGTCGCCTGAAGCGCTGACGTCCCGGCGCATCAGGCATGCGCCGAGGGGGATGTACAGCGCCGCCATGGCCATAATCAGAAATTCCAGGGTGACCGCCAGATCGGACGCGCCGGAAACCATCGCGCGCAGGTGAAATGAAACGGTGGCCAGCACCACAAGGTTGAGAATCAGCCACAGGGAGAAGAAGCGGCGCAGGGCCTCGCCCGCGTCCCCGCAACGCCATACAGGATAATCTATCCGCTTTCCAAGCTTCGTGAAGAACACCGCCTGCAGGGAGGAGACGGCGGCGGCCAGCATGCACAGGGCAAGAAATCGGACAACGGACACCCATGCCCCCTCCCCGCCGTGAATCGCAAGGTCGGCGGCGCGGAAAAGGGACTGCGCCGCCACAACGGCAACGGCATATCCGGCGACTTCCCTCCATTGGAGTTTCAAGTCATTGACGGCCGACTGGAAAGGGGTCATGCGCTTCGGTTCCAGGGTTTTCGGTATGCGCGACGGCGGCGGGGCCTCCCAGGCCTCCAAGAACACCAACCGTCAGGGCCTATTCTATAACAAAGCCCTCTTTTTCAAGAAGTCTGATGAGCTCCGCGCGGGAGGCGCCCCGGTACCGCACCGATTTTTGGGAATTCACCGGCTCCAGATATTTCACGAGACGCTTCCGGTGGGACAGGTCCAGCATGACCATGGGATCGTCCGTCTCGATGACGTGGTAGGTGCGGAGCCGTATCCGCTTGACCCCGCCCCGCCAGTCGTCCAGGGTGGCCCGCACGTTTGCCGGAAGGTCGCCGCCCCGGTTATGGCGCACAAGAAAATCGGCGAATGCGGCGGGGTCATGGCCGTTCTGGAGCGCCTGGAGATAAGAGTCCTTTGTCACCCGGTACACGCAGACCTGGCCGCTGCTCATCCGCTCGGCAAACTGGTCCAGGGGGACGGTGAGGAGCGGGTCCATCTCCTGGCGGGGCACCACGATGTCAAAATTGGGCTGGACCACAATCTCTCCGGAAGGCTCCGGATAGGCGTCCCGGAGCACGCTGTCGGGAAGCTGTTTCAGCAGGACCCGGCCCAGCGGGGTGATGCGTATGACGGAACCCCGGTCGCATTCGCCGCGCTCCACGACGCCCAGCCAGAAGAGATGCTCCTCCAGCGCGCGGGCGAGGTTGCTTTCCTCGCGCCCCGACACCGCCGGATTCACATATTCATAGTGCCCGCCCATGGCCTTCAACACCGGACGCCCCTTGTCCTCGTCATGGGCGATGGCGTGGCCCACGAACTCCATCGTGTCGTACCAGGCGTCCTCGCGAAGGTCCTCAAGCAGCATGGTCACGGTCCGGCAGGCCGCCGCGTTGTGTGTCAAGCGGTTTACGCAGTCAAAAACAAGCCGGTGCCGGGCGACACGGCCCAGCGCGATGATGGGCTCGAGGTCCGTCACCACCAGGGTGTTGTCCACCTGCGCCAGCCATCCCAGACCCGAGGCAATCCACAGGCAGGTGTTGAGCGAGGGCTCCTCATCTTCGCCGCAAATCTCCTCTAGGCGGCGCTGGTCCTCGCGGAAAAGCTCCCCGTCGTTGCGAAGGCGCGCGGGGCGCGCCGCGAGCGCGCCGACAATCCGGCAGATGGTGTCCGAAAGGGACAATTGGCGCGTCTCACGGGACAAAACCTCCGCCTTCACCGCATGCAGGCGCGCCGCGCCCCCGTTCTCCCCGCCGCCCGCCTGGCGGTACTGCCGGATTTCAGACAGAAGCCCGGCAACGCGGAGCAGCCGGTCCTCCGCGTCGAAACGGAACATCTCGAAACACGCGAAGCCCTGAAAAAGCTCCCACAGGGCCTGCTCCACGTCGTATTCCGTGCCTCCGTGAAGGGAGTGTATCTGGGACACGGGCATCACGCCGCTCCTGGACTGCCATAGAATGTCAAAGACCTCGATGGCGGCGCCCGAGAATCCCCGCGTGGCCACATAATTCGGCACGCCGTCGGGATGGCGGTAGTATTTCTGGAGCAGCAGGTCAACCGCCGCCTTTTTCGCGAGGGGCTGTTCCGAACCCAGCCGCTCCTCAAGCCGGCGGAAATCGTGGGGGGAAAGCGACTTCACACGGGCATGCAGCGAGGGGACATCCCCGTGGTTCGTCAGGCCCTCGTTGATGCGCCGCACCGCGGTGAAACCCTCCGGCACAAGCTTCACCTTGGTCAGGTCCGTGAAGAAGAGGCGGTGGTTCACGTCAATGAGGTACTCCACCTCCTCCATCGGCACGTCGAGCTTCTTGGAGAGGAAACGGACCGTCAGGCCGGCACGGCTGTTGTTGGCCAGTTCCTGCGCGATTTTGAACGTGGTGCGGCCAAGTCCCTCAAGCGAAGCCAGCAGGCTCGCCCCATGTCGCATCGCGCACGTCTCCTTCCGCGGTTGGTCCGTTTTCAAGTCGAAAACTAAACAAGAATTATAACCAAAGAAATGCCCAACGACAAGCACCGCGCGGTGCCATGGAAACAGGTGGAAAGAGAAGGATCAGTGGAGGGTGTCTGAGAGGTGTTTTGCGGCGCGCATGGCCAGGCCCATGATGGTGATTTGTGGGTTGACGCCCGGCGACGCGGGCACCACGGAACCGTCCATGACGTGGAGCCCCCCCACATCATGGGCCTCAAGGTCATGGTTCACCACCGAAGACACCGGGCTGGCGCCCATGGCGCAGGTGCCCAGCGGATGGAAGGCCATCATTTCAAGATGGGAGGGGCGAATCGGCACGGTTTCAAAACGCCGAAGCTCGTCGCGGTTGCGCAGGCATGGCATGGGCAGCATGTTGGTGAAGACTCTTTTTGCGCCCGCGGCGAGGTAAATCTCTGCCAGACGGGCCATGCCGAACCGCATGGACTCCGCGTCGGCCTGGTTGAGCTGGTAAACAGCGGTGAAGGGGTTTCCAAGGCGTCCCCGCATGACGCGGCCCGTTGTGGTGTCCGTGACCATGACCCCGAAGGCCGCAAGGCGGCGGTACGCGGAGGCAAGCCGCTTGTACTCATGACCTGTTCCCGGAAGCGAGGCCATGAGCAGGCCCGGCGGCATGAACACGCCCTCAAGCATGACGCCCCGGTCCGCCCATTGATCAATGTAACCCGCCTGGGAAAGGCCGTTGAGCCCGTCCACCTCTCCGTCGAACTCCGCCACCACGCGCGCGGCCGGGTGGATGGTAAGGCCCCGGCCCAACTTTCCGGAGGTGTTGGCCAGGCCCTGCCGCAGGAGAAATGCCGGTGTGGAGAGGGCGCCCAGAGCCAGCACCACCACGTCGGCGGTTATTTCAAAAGCGCCTTCGGTGGTCACACCGGACACGCCGACGGCGCGCCCGTTCCTGATGAGCACCTTTTCGACACGGTGCCTGGACAGGAGCCTGGCCCCGGCGGCGAGGGCGTCAGGGACAAAGGTGACATCCGTGCTCTGTTTTGCGCCCTCGCGGCATCCGTACTGGCAGCGCCCGCGCCCCTTGCAGTCTTTGATGTTGTGGGACAGCGGCTTGATTTCAACGCCCAGTTCGGCGCAGCCGCGCCGCATCACGCGCACGTTCCCGCCGAGCACGGCCTCCTCCGCCGGATGCACGTTCATGCGCCGCTCGATCTCCGCGAAACACGGCTCCAGTTCCGCCGGGGAAGGCCCCCCCCACGCCGCCATTTTCTCCTCGGACGGACGGAAGCAGGTGGATGAGTTGATGATGGTGGTGCCGCCCACCGCGCAGCCCAGGGGCACGGGAATGGGTGGATTGCCAAGGGTCACGGTCATGCCGCCGTTGAGATACAGGCGGCTGAACGCGCCGACGATGTCGTCGTGGTCCTCTGTCTTCCAATAATGGCCCTGCTCCACAAGAATGGTGTCTATTCCCGCCCCGGCGAGCTCGGCGCCGGCCACGGCGCCGCCGGCGCCGGTACCCACCACGACGACCTTGCAGGTGTGTTTCGCGGCGTTCATGCCTCTTCCCCCTCCGGCTGTGACACGGCCTTTTCAGCCTCTGGCTGGTTGAAGAAGGGAAGCATGGTGTGGAGTTTAAGCACCTGGCACAGGGCGCGCACGGCGGACACCGGGTGCGACTCCAGGCAGGCCAGGAAAGCGCCCCGCTCTTCCGGTGTCATCCGCAAAAATGTTCGGGGCCGAAGGAATAACAAGGGCAGGACATTGAACACATGCAGCATGACGCGCGTCATGAACAGCGTTGCGGCGTTTTGCGCCGCGAGCAGCCGCCTGGTGTCCGCAAGGACATCCCCCGCAACATCCGCAAAGCCCGTCTGAAAGGCGCCGCCGCGCGGCATCAGCGCGTCCCCCACCGCCAGCAGGACGGCCTCCTCTTTCGCGTCCAGGTATCTGTCCGCGTTTTTAGCCTGGAACCACAGCGCCCAGGTGACCAGGAAAATCGGGCCGTCCGTCAGCACGCCGACCAGATAGGCCAGGCAGGGATGCCCGATGAAGAGCAGGAAATAGCAGGAGGTCGAGCAGCATTTGGAGAGCAGCACGACGGGAACCAGCCACACCCTCCCGCGCACATCCGTACGCACGTTGAAGCAGACCCATGCCAGCATGGCCATCATGGATACCGACAGCACCCGCCAGAACGCCCCCTCGGCCACGGCATCAGGAAGGGGATAAAGCGGAAGAAAAGGCAGCAGCCTTTCGGCGATGTAATTGATGACGGCGGAAATGTGCTTCCCCGCCAAAAAGAAGAACACCGCCCCGAACGCGTAAGTCCACGCGCTGAGGAGCATCCATAGGCTTAGCGTGCGCTCCGCGCGGGTCAGCCCCCCCCCGGATTCCTGTGTCATTGCTTTTTCTCCCACCACTTGTCGCGGCGAATGCCGCTGTCCTGGTAATGCTCCCGGAAATACCGGATAAGCGCGCCGATGTACTCAGGCAGCGCCGGGCAGGCAATGCCGTTCCGGGCCAGCGCCGCCGTGCTCTTTGCAATGTCATACTCGATTGCCTGGTCCCCGTAGAGATATGCCTCCCACGGGATGCCAGACAGCTTTTCCACCGCGCCCAGTTTGAACAGGGGCTTCATGTACTTGGCGGGCAGCTTGATGAGCGGTTTCATCCGGCCCCACTCCTCGCAGGCCAGGTCGAAAAAGGCGTTGTAAGTCAGCGGATTCGGGTCCATCAGGTAATAGACCTGACCCGCGCTGGATTCGTCCTCGAACAGGGCGTGATAGGCGTTCATGACAAAATCAACCGGGGCAATGTGGCACTTCACCGGACCGCAGTCCGGCATGACCACCTGCAAATGCCGTGCGATGGTCACAAACGTGTAGTACGGCCCGTCTATCTTCTCGATTTCGCCGGTCTTGGAATGGCCCACGACAACGGAAGGCCGCAGGATGACCGTGGGGATGCCGTCCCGTCGCTCGCGGACCAGTTTCTCCGAAAGGAACTTGGTCTCCTCGTAGAAGTTCTTGAAGGACTGGCCCTTGTCGAAATCATCCTCCGTGAAAACGCCCGTATATTTCCCCGCCACGGCGAGGGTGCTCGTGTGCGCGAACTTTTGCAGGTTCGACAGGGTGCCCAGAAAGTCCAGCACATTCCGCGTGCCGTCCACATTCACCCGCACGGAGATGTCCCGGGGCGCGGACAGGTTGTACAGCGCCGCCAGATGCACCGCATGGGTCACCCGCCCCTTCAACTCATCAAGAAGCGGCGCGGCAAGACCGAGACCGGGCTTCGTGATGTCCCCCTCCAGAATGCGGACCCGCTCCCGAAGTTTCTCATCGGGGACGGATGCCTCTACAAACCCGCGCAGCCGCGCGCAAAACGGCCCGTTCTCCAGCAGAAAAAGCTCCGTGTCCGCCCGGTTCAAGTAATGGGGCAGCAGAAAACGGCCCAAAAAACCGCCCGCCCCCGTGAAGAATATTCCTCGTTGTGCCATGACATTCCCCATTTTGGTTATGGTCACACCAACATTGTGCGCCCGCATCGCTCCGGCAATCAAGTTGATCGCAGCCCTGAATACTCCCATGATACTCGTGTGATGTGAACTTGTGACAGCATTTTGATAAACTCAGGGAGCGAAAATGCCACAGACGGAGGGCCAGGCATGCATGGGAAAATGGGGCCATTCTTTCCAGAATCCGGAATGGGGCCATGCCACAATATGGGTGAAAAATGCGCGCCTGAGACGCTGCATGGCAAATCGAGGTGAAGCATGCCGATGCATGAATTAAACGGATTGCAGTTGATTCGGCTGCATTTCAAAGTGGAGTTTGGAAATTCGGGAACTGTCTCCCACGACTGGGGAAACACCCTAAGGGGCGGTTTCGGCCATGCATTGCGGGACATTTCCTGCGCCTTGAGACGTGATAACTGCGGCGACTGCATCCTCGGGCGGGACTGCGCCTATGGATACCTTTTTGAGACCCCAATTCAAGCATCGGATGCGGTAATGCGAAAGTATACCAACGCCCCGCATCCTTTTGTCATTGAGCCCCCGGCTTCCAGGAGGTCTTTTGCGTCTGAAGAGGAGGGGACATCTTTCGCTTTTGTTCTGATTGGCCGCGCCCATAAATACCTGCCGCATGTCCTTCTTGCCATAAACCGCCTCGGGGAACTGGGTTTGGGACGTGACAGGGTGACCTATCAGGTTTCAACAGTCACATCAGATTCGGGCGAGGTCCTTTACGACCGCGCTGCGGGAAGGCATGTCCGTCCCGCCACGCCGGAATTCTTTTCCCTTGACCCTGGAAAACATGGCGTCAAAAAGTTCTCCCTGATTTTTGAAAGTCCCCTGCGCCTCCAAAACGAGGGCAGAATTCTCGAAAGGCCAAATATCTTTGACATTGTAAGCGCGCTCCGCCGCAGGGCATTCCTTCTGAACTGTTTTCATGGGGAGGGGGATGGTACCCAGTTGTCTGGGGCCTTTTTGGATGCGGCCACGGAGGTTGTTACGAACAACAGCAGCTTCTTTTGGTCAGAGGCCACCCGAAGAAGCACACGGCAGCAGCGGGAAATACCTCTGGGAGGCGTTCTTGGACGACTGGACTGCGAGGGGGACTTTGGTGTTTTGCATCCGCTGCTCAAAATAGGTGATTATGTCCATGTTGGAAAAAATGCCACTTTCGGGTTGGGCAGAATGCGCACAGAGGAGGGCGACACGACATGAACGCCTATGAGACGGCACTCGGGGGGCTGCTTCACGACATCGGCAAGTTCATGCAGCGTGCCCATGCGCCCGGAACGGGGCTTGGCGGGCAAAGCCTGGGGATGAGGGAATTTGTCTGCCCCAGCTACGAGGGACGGCACACCCATCAGCATGTCCTGTACACCAACGAGTTCATGGAAAAGCCCTGGTTTCTTCCCGTCGGTCTGGACAGGTCCGCCATTGCCAACCTCGCCTCGTATCATCACCGGCCTGACACAAAAGCCCACGAGATGATAACCCTTGCGGACAGGATTTCATCGGGCATGGACCGCGAGCCGGACTTGGACAACGAGGAGGACCCGCGCGCGCGGTTCCGGCGTACCCGTCTTGTGTCCGTGGCCGCTGTGGTGGGAAACTCGGCTCTTCGACCCGCGCAAGCGCCCGCTTTTTCACTGAAAACGCTTTCGCCCAATGCCGCCTATCCCCGGCGCTTTCAGTCAGAGCCCGACCTTACCGAAGAGTACAGGCGGCTGTGGGACGACTTCTGCGACGAATGGGGCACCAACCGCTGTCCGGAACCCTTCGGCTATGTCGCGCGGGCGATGTCCATCCTGGAACGCCACACCTGGTGCATTCCCTCGGCCACAAACGCCCTTCCGGACATCTCCCTCTACGACCACATGAAGACCACGGCGGCCATCGCCGTGTGTCTTGCGGCGGACGGCGCCGACACCCGCCACCCTTTCCTGCTTGCGGCGGGCGACTTGACCGGCATTCAGGCCTACCTCTACGACATCCGTCCCGGCAGTGGAAGTCCGGCCCGGCGCCTGCGCGCCCGTTCCTTTCATGTCGCCGCCTATGCCCAGTCTGTGTGCCTGGGCATCCTGCACCGTCTCGGCCTGCCTCCCACCCAGGTCATCCTCTCGGCGGGGGGCAAGTTTCACCTGCTGCTTCCCAACACGCCAGAAGTGCGCGGCATCATGGAAACGGCGGCGGCGGACGCCGAGACCTGGCTGATGACCGAAACCGCCGGGGACGTGGCGCTGGCTCTTGCCTCCATCCCCTGCGCCCAGGCTGACCTGATAGACTTTTCCGCCACCCAGGCCCGGCTGCACCATGCCCTCCGGGCGGAACGGGACCGGGCCGGACACCGCCTGCTGGCCGGCGCCGGGTCATGGAGCGAGGAGGATTTTGTCCTTCCCCCCCTGGAAATGCTCGATGGGCTGTGCAGGGCCTGCGGCAGGCGCGGCGGCACGGAAACCACCGACCAGGACGGTGAGGTTATGCTAAAGTGTGACGCCTGCCGGGACGAGGAGGAAACGGGCCGTCTTCTGCCCAAGGCCCGATATGCCGCCTTTTACACGGACAATTCCGGGAACTTTCCCGCGCCGCTGGGCAGTTACTCCATCGTCGCCGAAGACCGGCGCATCCACGGAACACCCGCCCTGGTGGTGGACATGGACGGAACCCCGGACGGGACCGCCCGCCCCGAATGGCCCCTGAACGCCCAGGCATGGGCGCGCCACGCGCCACGCCATGCGGATGGGAACCTGCTCACTTTCGAGGAGATTGCGGGCACCTCCACGGGAAGGCCAGCCCTGGCCTTCCTCAAAATGGATGTGGACAACCTCGGCTGGATGTTTGCCCACGGTCTGAAACGCGAAGGGCGTGACCGGGGGGCCTCCATTTCACGGGTCGCCACCCTCTCCCGAACCCTGGAACTCTTCTTCCGCGACCACTTGCAGGAGACGCTGCGGGACGAGTTTCCCGAGGCCTACCTCGTCTATTCGGGCGGCGATGATGTGCTGGCCCTCGGCCCCTGGGACAAGATTATGGCCCTGGCCTGGCGGGTCCGTGAGGATTTTAGGGGGTTTACCGGGAACAACCCCGCCTGGACCCTTTCCGCAGGTGTCGCGCTGGCCGGGCACCATACCCCGGTGCTCACCGCCGCCGCGGAGGCGGACAGAAGGCTGGAGGCGTCCAAAGACACCCCCGGCAGCGACACCGTCCCCTGGCCCTGTGAATGGACGGACCCGGATGCCCCCCCGTCAAAGGACCGCATCACCGCCTTTGGCACCTCCATTCCGTGGGACCGCTACAAGGACGTGCTGGACCAAGCCAAGGACCTGCTGTCCTGGATTGAGACGGGCGTGGTGAATTCCGGCAAGGTTAGGCGGCTGCTTCACTGCGCGGAACTGCACCGGATGTATCAGCGCACACGGGACACCGACTTTCTGCGCTATGTGCCCATGCTGGTTTACGACTTGAAGCGGAACTGGAAGGAGTCCACCCCGGCGCTCCAGGCCGCCAAGGAATGGGCCGCCGCCCTTGTCACACCGGAATCGCGGGACATCGCCGCGCTGCGTTTCATTTGCGAGTACGCCCTCTACGGGGCGCGTGGCCGAAACAGGGAAGCATGAAAGGGGCAGACCATGCCGACAGGAACAATCAAAACGGCGAATCAGGACGGTCATTACGGGTTCATCATCCCGGATGACGGCGGCAGGGAAATCCATTATTCCTTCGCCAAGGTAAAGGGCGATCCGCAGGAGGGGGCAAAGGTCCAATATGATATTGGCCAGGGCCGAAAACCGGGCGAGACCACGGCCATCAATGTGGTGGTCACCGCCGCCGCGCCAGCGCGACAGCCCCAGATATCCCGCCCATACGACAACCGGGGTGGCGGCGGACCG
This region of Candidatus Hydrogenedentota bacterium genomic DNA includes:
- a CDS encoding GMC family oxidoreductase N-terminal domain-containing protein, whose translation is MNAAKHTCKVVVVGTGAGGAVAGAELAGAGIDTILVEQGHYWKTEDHDDIVGAFSRLYLNGGMTVTLGNPPIPVPLGCAVGGTTIINSSTCFRPSEEKMAAWGGPSPAELEPCFAEIERRMNVHPAEEAVLGGNVRVMRRGCAELGVEIKPLSHNIKDCKGRGRCQYGCREGAKQSTDVTFVPDALAAGARLLSRHRVEKVLIRNGRAVGVSGVTTEGAFEITADVVVLALGALSTPAFLLRQGLANTSGKLGRGLTIHPAARVVAEFDGEVDGLNGLSQAGYIDQWADRGVMLEGVFMPPGLLMASLPGTGHEYKRLASAYRRLAAFGVMVTDTTTGRVMRGRLGNPFTAVYQLNQADAESMRFGMARLAEIYLAAGAKRVFTNMLPMPCLRNRDELRRFETVPIRPSHLEMMAFHPLGTCAMGASPVSSVVNHDLEAHDVGGLHVMDGSVVPASPGVNPQITIMGLAMRAAKHLSDTLH
- a CDS encoding helicase-associated domain-containing protein, giving the protein MRHGASLLASLEGLGRTTFKIAQELANNSRAGLTVRFLSKKLDVPMEEVEYLIDVNHRLFFTDLTKVKLVPEGFTAVRRINEGLTNHGDVPSLHARVKSLSPHDFRRLEERLGSEQPLAKKAAVDLLLQKYYRHPDGVPNYVATRGFSGAAIEVFDILWQSRSGVMPVSQIHSLHGGTEYDVEQALWELFQGFACFEMFRFDAEDRLLRVAGLLSEIRQYRQAGGGENGGAARLHAVKAEVLSRETRQLSLSDTICRIVGALAARPARLRNDGELFREDQRRLEEICGEDEEPSLNTCLWIASGLGWLAQVDNTLVVTDLEPIIALGRVARHRLVFDCVNRLTHNAAACRTVTMLLEDLREDAWYDTMEFVGHAIAHDEDKGRPVLKAMGGHYEYVNPAVSGREESNLARALEEHLFWLGVVERGECDRGSVIRITPLGRVLLKQLPDSVLRDAYPEPSGEIVVQPNFDIVVPRQEMDPLLTVPLDQFAERMSSGQVCVYRVTKDSYLQALQNGHDPAAFADFLVRHNRGGDLPANVRATLDDWRGGVKRIRLRTYHVIETDDPMVMLDLSHRKRLVKYLEPVNSQKSVRYRGASRAELIRLLEKEGFVIE
- the cas6 gene encoding CRISPR system precrRNA processing endoribonuclease RAMP protein Cas6 yields the protein MPMHELNGLQLIRLHFKVEFGNSGTVSHDWGNTLRGGFGHALRDISCALRRDNCGDCILGRDCAYGYLFETPIQASDAVMRKYTNAPHPFVIEPPASRRSFASEEEGTSFAFVLIGRAHKYLPHVLLAINRLGELGLGRDRVTYQVSTVTSDSGEVLYDRAAGRHVRPATPEFFSLDPGKHGVKKFSLIFESPLRLQNEGRILERPNIFDIVSALRRRAFLLNCFHGEGDGTQLSGAFLDAATEVVTNNSSFFWSEATRRSTRQQREIPLGGVLGRLDCEGDFGVLHPLLKIGDYVHVGKNATFGLGRMRTEEGDTT
- a CDS encoding SDR family oxidoreductase, which produces MAQRGIFFTGAGGFLGRFLLPHYLNRADTELFLLENGPFCARLRGFVEASVPDEKLRERVRILEGDITKPGLGLAAPLLDELKGRVTHAVHLAALYNLSAPRDISVRVNVDGTRNVLDFLGTLSNLQKFAHTSTLAVAGKYTGVFTEDDFDKGQSFKNFYEETKFLSEKLVRERRDGIPTVILRPSVVVGHSKTGEIEKIDGPYYTFVTIARHLQVVMPDCGPVKCHIAPVDFVMNAYHALFEDESSAGQVYYLMDPNPLTYNAFFDLACEEWGRMKPLIKLPAKYMKPLFKLGAVEKLSGIPWEAYLYGDQAIEYDIAKSTAALARNGIACPALPEYIGALIRYFREHYQDSGIRRDKWWEKKQ
- the cas10 gene encoding type III-A CRISPR-associated protein Cas10/Csm1, with protein sequence MNAYETALGGLLHDIGKFMQRAHAPGTGLGGQSLGMREFVCPSYEGRHTHQHVLYTNEFMEKPWFLPVGLDRSAIANLASYHHRPDTKAHEMITLADRISSGMDREPDLDNEEDPRARFRRTRLVSVAAVVGNSALRPAQAPAFSLKTLSPNAAYPRRFQSEPDLTEEYRRLWDDFCDEWGTNRCPEPFGYVARAMSILERHTWCIPSATNALPDISLYDHMKTTAAIAVCLAADGADTRHPFLLAAGDLTGIQAYLYDIRPGSGSPARRLRARSFHVAAYAQSVCLGILHRLGLPPTQVILSAGGKFHLLLPNTPEVRGIMETAAADAETWLMTETAGDVALALASIPCAQADLIDFSATQARLHHALRAERDRAGHRLLAGAGSWSEEDFVLPPLEMLDGLCRACGRRGGTETTDQDGEVMLKCDACRDEEETGRLLPKARYAAFYTDNSGNFPAPLGSYSIVAEDRRIHGTPALVVDMDGTPDGTARPEWPLNAQAWARHAPRHADGNLLTFEEIAGTSTGRPALAFLKMDVDNLGWMFAHGLKREGRDRGASISRVATLSRTLELFFRDHLQETLRDEFPEAYLVYSGGDDVLALGPWDKIMALAWRVREDFRGFTGNNPAWTLSAGVALAGHHTPVLTAAAEADRRLEASKDTPGSDTVPWPCEWTDPDAPPSKDRITAFGTSIPWDRYKDVLDQAKDLLSWIETGVVNSGKVRRLLHCAELHRMYQRTRDTDFLRYVPMLVYDLKRNWKESTPALQAAKEWAAALVTPESRDIAALRFICEYALYGARGRNREA